From the genome of Actinacidiphila yeochonensis CN732, one region includes:
- a CDS encoding Imm21 family immunity protein, whose product MNDALESDRSDRAELAWVSSMGGPLIVVPESCVGAWGGCTEEGAVLGEDGGRDDYDRACEVDDWAGVIAVRAEAATALVLADEPAMTCFLSEELVFVRWLAADSQEELLAGAEAVVADPDTPWEDGGLWVTDGPAVLMDSAVAGADLGVEYPGGGRPEQAPVQLSAGRWRVRAVHTKNEFAWVGVVQLVAEDGSV is encoded by the coding sequence ATGAATGATGCCCTTGAATCTGATCGCAGTGACCGCGCTGAGCTGGCTTGGGTCAGCTCGATGGGCGGTCCGTTGATCGTGGTCCCCGAGTCCTGCGTTGGCGCATGGGGCGGGTGCACGGAGGAGGGAGCCGTCCTGGGCGAGGACGGTGGCCGTGATGATTATGACCGGGCTTGCGAGGTCGACGACTGGGCTGGCGTGATCGCCGTGCGCGCGGAGGCTGCGACGGCGCTTGTCTTGGCCGATGAACCCGCGATGACGTGCTTCCTGTCGGAGGAGTTGGTCTTCGTGCGATGGCTGGCTGCGGATTCGCAGGAAGAATTGCTCGCCGGAGCGGAAGCAGTCGTTGCCGACCCGGATACTCCATGGGAGGACGGCGGCTTGTGGGTCACTGATGGCCCGGCGGTGCTGATGGACTCGGCCGTGGCCGGCGCGGATCTCGGAGTGGAGTATCCCGGTGGTGGCCGGCCGGAACAGGCTCCCGTGCAGCTTTCGGCAGGTCGGTGGAGGGTCCGCGCTGTCCATACGAAGAACGAGTTCGCGTGGGTCGGCGTGGTGCAGCTTGTTGCCGAGGATGGCTCGGTCTGA
- a CDS encoding nucleotidyltransferase domain-containing protein, producing MRSYSDGPPQGLTDDQFADAAKTVRAGAGHLGDDIVVQGSRAAGTARPDSDIDLAIRVSPERFDELIQERFGSPNPGSAKERTMMWAMDTGKIQAGEAGVSGIRRSLEAQLGMDVDLSVIRQSGPFDNPPFIEVP from the coding sequence GTGCGTAGCTATTCAGATGGTCCACCGCAGGGTCTGACCGACGATCAATTCGCAGATGCCGCGAAGACGGTGCGCGCGGGTGCCGGGCATCTTGGGGACGACATCGTCGTGCAGGGAAGCCGAGCCGCTGGCACTGCGCGACCTGATTCGGACATCGACTTGGCCATCAGGGTATCGCCTGAGCGATTTGACGAGCTGATTCAAGAACGCTTCGGGTCGCCGAACCCGGGCAGTGCGAAGGAGCGCACGATGATGTGGGCGATGGACACCGGCAAGATCCAGGCCGGTGAGGCTGGGGTCAGCGGGATTCGGAGATCTTTGGAAGCGCAGCTTGGTATGGATGTAGACCTGTCGGTGATCCGACAGAGCGGCCCGTTCGACAACCCACCCTTCATCGAGGTTCCCTGA
- the tnpC gene encoding IS66 family transposase: MGLEALDRGELVAALVTALGRIEELTARVAELQDRLNRDSSNSSQPPSSDGPYRKPPPKASAMRRKSGRKPGKQHGDPGATRRQVADPDEVIERPPPECGNCGTDLADATVFGVSKRQVFEVAAPPPPLVTEYRVISKTCPCCGTVTVGPTPPGASGRVQWGPGVKTRAVLTVMAHHLPSGRAKRLLRDLAGIDCSTGWLVNVRRQAAAALEPFMAHIQQILHRARLLHVDETTARSAGKLAYLHVACDDTFTAMHVGGRGIADIDAGKILDGFAGILVRDGYGGYTHLVDAVHVWCGAHTLRDLKAVHDADPGHQQGTEAMANTLVLALKATHEARRAGREALSEQELTEIRCRYAGAIAAMRSDNTPGRTPLQQRTLTLAARFDKHRDMILAFIHDLTIPFTNNAAELEVRGAKIRQRVSGCWRTLAGLADFAVIWSYLSTAAKHGIEHLDALVRLFTDGPWLPPQPTAT; this comes from the coding sequence CGAGTTGGTCGCTGCGCTGGTCACGGCCCTTGGTCGGATCGAGGAGCTGACTGCTCGCGTCGCCGAGCTCCAGGACCGGTTGAACCGGGACTCCTCGAACTCCTCGCAGCCTCCGTCCTCGGACGGCCCGTATCGCAAGCCGCCACCGAAGGCGTCGGCAATGCGGAGAAAGTCCGGGCGCAAGCCGGGCAAGCAACACGGCGATCCCGGGGCCACCCGCCGCCAGGTCGCCGATCCGGACGAGGTGATCGAGCGCCCGCCACCGGAGTGCGGAAACTGTGGGACCGACCTGGCCGATGCCACAGTGTTCGGTGTATCCAAGCGGCAGGTGTTCGAGGTGGCCGCGCCCCCGCCGCCCCTGGTCACCGAGTACCGGGTGATCTCCAAGACCTGCCCGTGCTGCGGCACGGTCACCGTCGGGCCGACGCCCCCTGGCGCAAGCGGCCGGGTGCAGTGGGGTCCGGGAGTGAAGACCCGGGCCGTGCTCACCGTGATGGCCCATCACCTGCCCTCCGGCCGCGCGAAGCGGCTGCTGCGGGACCTGGCCGGCATCGACTGCTCGACCGGCTGGCTCGTCAACGTCCGCCGCCAGGCCGCCGCCGCTCTGGAGCCGTTCATGGCCCACATCCAGCAGATCCTGCACCGGGCCCGGCTCCTGCACGTGGACGAGACCACCGCGCGGTCCGCCGGGAAACTCGCATACCTGCACGTGGCCTGCGACGACACGTTCACCGCCATGCACGTCGGAGGACGCGGCATCGCCGACATCGACGCCGGGAAGATCCTCGACGGCTTCGCCGGGATCCTGGTCCGCGACGGCTACGGCGGCTACACCCACCTCGTCGACGCCGTCCACGTCTGGTGCGGCGCCCACACGCTTCGAGACCTCAAGGCCGTCCACGACGCCGACCCCGGCCACCAGCAGGGCACCGAGGCGATGGCCAACACTCTGGTCCTCGCCCTGAAGGCAACCCACGAAGCCCGCCGGGCCGGCCGCGAGGCGCTCTCAGAACAGGAACTCACCGAGATCCGCTGCCGCTACGCGGGCGCGATCGCGGCGATGCGCTCGGACAACACCCCCGGCAGGACCCCACTCCAGCAGCGGACCCTGACCCTGGCAGCTCGCTTCGACAAGCACCGCGACATGATCCTGGCCTTCATCCACGACCTGACGATCCCCTTCACCAACAACGCAGCCGAGTTGGAAGTAAGAGGGGCGAAGATCCGCCAGCGGGTCTCGGGGTGCTGGCGAACCCTTGCCGGACTCGCCGACTTCGCCGTCATCTGGTCATACCTGTCCACCGCCGCGAAACACGGCATCGAGCACCTCGACGCCCTCGTCCGCCTCTTCACCGACGGGCCTTGGCTGCCACCGCAGCCGACCGCCACTTGA